Genomic DNA from Theobroma cacao cultivar B97-61/B2 chromosome 3, Criollo_cocoa_genome_V2, whole genome shotgun sequence:
TTAGCAGCCTTTTTTGGATATTAGCTCGCTTCGCTTTGAGTTAGCCAAGGATTTTGTTATATTCCGGCATTAGATAAGTAAATTACACAAGCATTGAGATGGTCTTTGGTTGTACTTGGTATAGCTAGAAGGTCAGTTGCTGAACCCAGTGTAGAAAGAGGAAATATAGGTAAATTTTAGTCTGTCAACAAGTGAATGGTGCCATAGCAAATTGCTTATTATTTTAAGACATAGAGAATATTGGTTGTTTGGAGGAAGTTAGTTGCCAATTTAGGATTCTCGTTTAATGGCTGATACTAGAAGTTACATTCATAAGTTCTGAAATCAAATGGAAGAGGATGGAAGAAGTGGTGGATTTTACCAAGTCATGTGGTCCAGATAAagaggcattctcgctgcatcTAGATTAGGTTTTGTAAACTTGTCTGTGCTCATCAATTCTCCATTGTATGGGGTAAGAATTCCTTATTTGAAACTTGTTGAAGAGAGTTTCATGATACTGAGGGAGGGGCAGGGTTGTGTGCCTAAGGGCAATTTCTTATTGCGTTATGGTCTTTGTGGAAATGgcaaaaataaacatttcaaAAGACTGTAACGAACTTTTTGAATGAGATGTGCGCTGCCTCAGACATCCATTGATTTACAATATCAAGGCTATGGTGAACTTATTATGTTTTTCTCATTGAAGGTTGGGGTTACAGTGAGCTTGTTCATTGCTGTAATTCTTGAGTCTTATGTATGATGCTTTTGTCTGCTACAGATATCATCGAAGGTATGGCAAAGaatggaatatatgttgaagCTGTTGATGTTGCTTCTATCTTTGGTCTTGAGGATAAATTCTCCCTTAAGACAATTTTGACTTTATTCTTGCAAGAGTCTACAAAAGCATTCAAGAAGGCAAGACAGGAAGCACAAAATTCTCCTGTGGCACTGGTATGGTCCTCTTTGACCTGCTGTCACACTACGAGCTTATTTTGTTTATCATTCTTTAATAttgcatttattttattatggcTTTTTCCAGAAAAAGGCTaatgaaaatcaattagaTGCTCTGAAAACGATAGTCCAGTATTTGGAAGATCGCAGTAGGGATGTGACAAAGCTTCTTGGTGCATGGCAAATTGAAGAGAAGATAGTCAAgttggaagaagaaaatgcTGAGCTACAAAAAAGGATCAATGACAAGAAAATCATGCCAAAGAGAAAACTGGATGAAACGGGATCCTCAAGTAAGGCTAAGAGTCAAGAAATGAAACGTCCACGGTTTACAGCTAAAGGGTCACCCTTGCCAAAATCTTCTCATGTCAATGGGTTGCATGAGCAACGAACTGCTACTCTTGCGGATGGCATGAGGTCATATGATGGTTTGGTGGCAAAAACTATGGACAATGCTATTTCTGGTCATGTTAGCAATTATCCTGCTGCCTCATCTGTGCCACATGGATCAACTGTAGGTTCTTATCCTGAAAATGGAGTTGGCCAGATGGCAGGAATCGGTGGTGTTGGAAGCAGCAGTATGGTGACAGGCATAGGTGGCCTTTTAGCAAGTTCTTATTCTGGGGCTCATTTAGATATGGGAGTTGATAAGGCTGGGAGTAGCAGTGATCTGCCGTATGGATGGCGTCAAGGCTCTGTTGGGCAATCTGCATCCATGAGGTTTGGTGGTTTGTTTGGGACATCACCATCTATAGAAGGCTTTGTTGGTCTGCCCGATTTTCCATCTTCTGGTCCTACTGATAGGACAACAGCAGATCTATATCGGTTTGTTGATTCTGTCGTGGAAAGTGAGACCTATAGTGGTAGCTCTCACAGGACAGGCACTTTGCAAAACGTAGTGCCTGTCCGTCATTCTTCCtatatgttttaatgaattaatagTACCTGGTTGTTTCCTTGACTTGACTAAATACAGAGTTAGATAAGAGGGAGAAGGTGAAGCCTTCCGTGTGTTTCTTTTTGAACCAGGAGGGTACTTATAGCACCTGCAAAATTTTCTGGTGCTTCATCAGATTTCACCTGTTTATAAGATCGCGTTGAAGTCAATTTATTACAGTTTTAATAGGCCATTCTCTCAAGTTAAAATAGTCATTGCCCTTTTGTTCTTCTGCTGCACTATTATTACAGCAGAGGCCACAAATGCGGTTGGGGTGTCTTCTTTTTAAAGGGGCATGCCTTTGACTTTTGTATACGAGGTTATATACTGATCTATTTGGCCCTACCCCGTTCAGGCTGGTTGTTACATGTCAATGTATcttaaatttttgcaatgaaaCCAATTTGACAGAGATAAGTCATAAGCATCATAAACGAGCCAAGCTAAGGAAATAATTACCCGTACATATAGTAATGAATATCAAACTCGCAGTGCTTAATGTGTTTAGTAGTATAACAATGCTCCAAACAATGATTGCACCAAACTgtaaaacatatataaacaacCGCAACTACACATTAGATATATGACAATAAGCATAGATGATCTGCGTTTCCATTCAGTGTCACTATCTGGTAGAGAGAAACGAAGAAGTTGATGGTCTCctgttttcctttcttatCTGATGAAAGAGGGATGCCTCCATACTATATAGTAGAGACTCTTGATACCAAAATGAAAGTCAAGGCGGCTGTGGTCACACTTGGGCTGGGGCTTATCCTTGCCGATTTGGAAGGCTTCTGCCACGGTGGATTGATTGTATGAAGGATTTTACAGAGGAAAATGTCAAATAGCAGATGTTGAGGTCATAGTGGCCGGTGTTGGAACTTCACAGTTCCATGATTGCATTGTCAATGTAAGTAGAAAGCATTTGAATCTCCGTTTGTAAGATTACAACTTTTTCTCATCCATGCAAAATCCATGAAGCAAGCAGCATGGACGTCATGATGGGTGGTAAACAAGCTTCTATGCACACTAAGTTTTAacattttccttccttttcatttacttcctcttaaaacaaaatatagtTTATCCTGAAGCATATATTATTGCttattatataaacaaaagatAAACGATGATCTAGGAAATAACATCCTTCTGGGGAGGTCTTCTCCCCAGAAGACATCTATAATAACATTATAGATGAAGCAAAGGCTGATATCATTTTCTTGGTAGCCATTCTCTTTATTGTTCTATCTACATTTACACTGAACCATTGTTCCATTCAAGCAACAAATTACACCCTTATCAAACAACTACATTGCAGAGTGGTGCAGGAAGATATGAAGTGCAGACAGGGCGGAGGGATGGTTTAGTCTCTTCAACCAAAAATGCAGAGTCTCCTCCTCCGTCAGCATCAGTGTCTGATACCGTTTTGTTATTTGCGAAAAAAAAGGCCTAACTACAACTGATATGATTCTTCTTCTATTTAAAAATCGTCACTTACAATATTTCAGTGGCCAATTTTTTTCCCCAAACTTTCATGCAATTTTGAGCTGTCTGTAGGAGCTCACACTATTGGGGTCACGCATTGCTCACACATCAAAGGTCGTCTTTACAATTTTAAGCATCCTGATCTAGCCATGGATCGTTTCCTCCTGAAATCGCTGAGATTCAGATGTCCCTCTGATACAGCAACAGAAGCTGACCTTGATCCATTTCCATTGAGACTACACCTTATGGATATTTCAGACTACAAGCAGGTACTGGCTCATAAAGGCATTCTCCGAATGGATCGAGAGCTGGCATTAAATCGATACAAGGGCCATTGTGAGAAACATAGCAGATTCCCTTGATTTCCTTATCAGATTCGGTGCTGCTATGGTTAAACTAGGAGCAATTGAGTTAGAAGATATTGTAGGGCCACTAACAAGCACCCCCTACCCGAACAAAAAATTCCAGGGTTTGTACAGGTGAAAGAAGCTTTGCATGCGAGCTGCGACTTTGTTTTCCTATTTACTGCAATTTTGAATATGATTGGTTCCTGGCAACTGTTTTTGCTGTTATACTTCATTGTATGCAATAAAAGTTGACAGGTGATCCTCCGTTTTCAACATTGAAATATTGAATGTGTAATATCccagtttttcttttatgctCATCATTTTTTACATATTAACCTTCATATTTGTACATCGAGGATGCCTGCGGGATTTGGGAAGAATCGATCGCAACTGGTAAAAGAATTtcttaagaaaatagaatgaCAATCATCTACCGTTGAATTCTTAGAAAGGTGATGcttggaaagaaaaaacctGAAACAACATGTAAATATCCTCGGGGCAAACATAAATAATAGCGATTTATCCATTATAGTACAATGTTTCCAGAATTTCTTACAACACAATCCGGGCTTAATGGTCGTGCTTAACGCCAGTCCAGAGACTTGGACTTCACTTTCTCTGGTCATAGAACGGTAGGCCAGGAAAACCCAATAACATGGGCCATGAACCTAATACTTTTTAAAAATCGAGGTTATAATCCAACCCATTTTTTCAATTTACCCTATGGGATTGGACTCGACCCCATCTTTGAACAATTACAACGGTTGGTCCTTTTGGCGGGAGACAGATGTCAAGGCCTCCCCTGTTCCACTCTGTTGTAAttccttcttttcttgctttctAAACAAAGAGGGCAAAGACTCCAGAGTATTTTGGAACCTCAAAATGGATCAGAGCGCTATGTGGAAACTCCTTGAATCGGATTGGTACTCTCCAAGACGACTCCATGACAGTCCCACTGAATACGATTTTCCGGTGCCCATGATCTTTCccttttatattatttttctctcttcttctatcaagaaacacccattttgtatTGTTCTTTACTGTTTTTCATTGAATGTTTTATAAGTAGTATTAGTTAATTACTACTTtcttgttatttgtttttacttttggGTGTTTGCAAAGGGGGATCGCTTTTTACCCAACAGAAGTTTGATGAATCTTGATAAAGCCCACAGTTTGTTGACAAATAGGACCAAAGAGTTCAACACTTCAAAATGCGATGTACGTTTCATTATGTTTCCTTCTAATTTATAGTTTCTTGGGTTCTGAATTTCGTGGAAATTTCATTTTGGTTTTCTCATGTTTTTGCCATATTGATATACATCAAACCATTACAAAAGAATATCTTGATTCTTGGGTTTCACTTGGTTTTGGATTGTCTCCTTGCGGTTGTTCGCCTTGTGACTAGAATTTGATTTGGACATGGTGAAAATCTTGAGATGAGGAAACTGAGAGTTGGtttcttatttttctgttGATTGCTGGCAGCAAGTTTATCGACAGAAGCTGATTGAGCATCTGTCTTTACATTCCGAGGAGAGACCatctaggattatggtttTCAGAGGAAGCCCAAAATCGAGTAGAAAGTCCATTCGTTTTGTTGATGAGATGAGACAGGAGGAGGCAGCGATGTTAGACACTGATGGCAAAAAGACTCATTATCGATGCATCCCCAAGGTACTCCTGCCCTGTTTTTGTATTTTGGATTTTTGTGagtacaaaaaaatttatcctTTAAACAATACAAGGAATCGAATTGACTCTGATAAACTTGGGAAGTCCAAATGAAATGAAGGGACTGCTTGTTGTTTGTTATTCATCTCTTTAAGTAGGAAGGAAGCTTATACTGTTCATTGTTCAGATAATGTGATCAATGGTATGCGCGTGCAGGGGGCAAAGAGGATTTTGGATGCACCAGGGATTAGAAATGACTACTATGTGAACGTCATGAGTTGGGGTAAAAACAACATTCTTGCTGTTGCTTTGGGTCCGGAACTGTACTTATGGAACTCAAAGGACCAGAGTGTACACAAGTTGTTGCACGTTCGTGGGAATGATTGCCCTACAAGTGTAAACTGGTCCGAGGATGCCAAAACTCTAGCGGTTGGATATATGTGCTCCAACCTTCAGCTCTGGGATGCTGAGTCTTTTAAACTTGTATAGCTCTactctctcttctcttttggGATCAGTTTTATTGTTTCAAGGCCCTTAGAAGGTTGCTTAGAAGCATCATTAATATCTGTTTTACATACAGATTAGAAGCCTTCAAGGTCATAGTGGAAGGATAGCATCCACTGCATGGAATGGCCACATTTTAACATCAGGAAGCCGCGACAAATCCATTATCAACCATGATGGTATTTGAATCATATTCTTTCACCTCTAGACTCTAgttaggaaaatattttaacattttagAGAAATTTCGCTCATGTATGCTCTCTTTTGCAGTTAGAGCAGTAAACAATTTGGCTTCCTGCATTAGAAAACACACTGATGAAGTGTGCGGCTTGAAATGGTCAACTGAAGGCAATATGTTGGCAACTGGAGGCAATGAAAATCTGTTATACATTTGGGAAGCTTCCAAAATGAGTTCATCCAAATATTTGCATCGACTCAGTGATCATTGTGCTGCAGTCAAGGCCCTTGCATGGTGCCCCTATCAGCATAATGTTCTTGCCTCTGGAGGAGGCCTGAGTGACGGATGTATTAAGATATGGAACACACAAAAAGGAACCTGCATTAACAGCATAGAAACAAAAGCACAGGTAAATCCAATATTATATATTACTTTCGCATAATTTTATAACTCAATTTCGTTACTctattttccaattttttttcaccaaAAACCTTCGTATTTGCAAATTTCCTATAAACCTAAGTTGCAAACTGTTAAGtattaagaagaattgatttatATAATTTGCT
This window encodes:
- the LOC18605239 gene encoding protein FRIGIDA, whose translation is MAAKPSVPFIKLNSPATILASIKQEPLQSPPSIPPREPIPEPLAVVKVEPEQNEQQQQPQEEEEQQQQQKEPQFLQSINDLATLSSVIHAFKCRFEELKEHLEFINQAIDSKFNEPQKEQRPKIETQPPAKSTETDNKTEKTGPETTPSKSSRSEIQNLCEMMCSKGLRKYIAAHLSNVSKLREEVPAALTLAPKPAKLVLDCIGRFFLQGIKAYTKDSPMIPARQASVLVLEFFLLMMGGFRGKGEVQIAADIKLEAEKGALAWRKRLISEGGLARASEVDARGLLLYVACFGIPKAFRSEDLGNLLRLCNLRAIADALKGSHVLPVKMPDIIEGMAKNGIYVEAVDVASIFGLEDKFSLKTILTLFLQESTKAFKKARQEAQNSPVALKKANENQLDALKTIVQYLEDRSRDVTKLLGAWQIEEKIVKLEEENAELQKRINDKKIMPKRKLDETGSSSKAKSQEMKRPRFTAKGSPLPKSSHVNGLHEQRTATLADGMRSYDGLVAKTMDNAISGHVSNYPAASSVPHGSTVGSYPENGVGQMAGIGGVGSSSMVTGIGGLLASSYSGAHLDMGVDKAGSSSDLPYGWRQGSVGQSASMRFGGLFGTSPSIEGFVGLPDFPSSGPTDRTTADLYRFVDSVVESETYSGSSHRTGTLQNVVPVRHSSYMF
- the LOC18605240 gene encoding cell division cycle 20.2, cofactor of APC complex, which encodes MDRFLLKSLRFRCPSDTATEADLDPFPLRLHLMDISDYKQGDRFLPNRSLMNLDKAHSLLTNRTKEFNTSKCDQVYRQKLIEHLSLHSEERPSRIMVFRGSPKSSRKSIRFVDEMRQEEAAMLDTDGKKTHYRCIPKGAKRILDAPGIRNDYYVNVMSWGKNNILAVALGPELYLWNSKDQSVHKLLHVRGNDCPTSVNWSEDAKTLAVGYMCSNLQLWDAESFKLIRSLQGHSGRIASTAWNGHILTSGSRDKSIINHDVRAVNNLASCIRKHTDEVCGLKWSTEGNMLATGGNENLLYIWEASKMSSSKYLHRLSDHCAAVKALAWCPYQHNVLASGGGLSDGCIKIWNTQKGTCINSIETKAQICGLEWNRHHKEILSGHGYSTSENQNKLCLWRYPSMTKVGELGNHSSRIINLCQSPDGVTVVSAEADETLRFWDVFGPPTAGSLSFTDLQGLLSLRTTLIR